A portion of the Thalassotalea sp. LPB0316 genome contains these proteins:
- a CDS encoding sigma-E factor negative regulatory protein, giving the protein MSENKFETMSAIVDNELDNIDDVEAQLDAILADETLSDTWKQYHLTGDAIRNESSGEQLIDVSQSIADAIALEPTVLAPKAKPSFGQKIKTNLVQFIKPAGQVAIAASAAGLMILGVQQNVNQNEPFSPSQVAQTTPISGITSPVSYNVNQPTVSQKQAYIEQQRRFQALLADHQQQIKLLSQATESEQSPVEEKEAEVENN; this is encoded by the coding sequence ATGAGTGAAAATAAGTTTGAGACAATGTCAGCCATTGTAGATAACGAGTTAGACAATATTGATGATGTTGAAGCTCAGTTAGACGCAATCTTAGCTGATGAAACTTTGTCTGATACTTGGAAGCAATATCACCTCACGGGTGATGCCATTCGTAACGAATCATCTGGTGAACAACTTATCGATGTGTCGCAAAGCATAGCCGACGCTATTGCCCTTGAACCGACAGTGCTTGCACCGAAAGCTAAGCCGTCATTTGGCCAGAAAATCAAAACCAACTTAGTACAATTTATCAAGCCTGCTGGGCAAGTGGCGATTGCTGCATCGGCCGCGGGTTTAATGATCTTAGGTGTCCAACAAAACGTTAATCAAAATGAGCCGTTTTCACCGAGTCAAGTAGCGCAAACTACACCTATTTCAGGTATTACTAGCCCCGTAAGTTACAATGTTAATCAGCCAACGGTTTCGCAAAAACAAGCTTACATTGAGCAGCAACGTCGATTTCAAGCATTATTAGCTGATCATCAGCAACAAATTAAGTTATTATCTCAAGCAACTGAGTCTGAGCAGTCACCTGTTGAAGAAAAAGAAGCTGAAGTAGAAAATAATTAA